The Stratiformator vulcanicus genome has a segment encoding these proteins:
- a CDS encoding aminotransferase-like domain-containing protein, which produces MTSAEMSASVQLADRALWAKGGAISYLMQQGIENPQCLSLAAGFVDASTLPVDLVRNATDRLLAENIRGRAFLQYGTTGGAERARRAVLEHFATQEGKAVADLGVDLSRVILTNGSQQFLSLVAQVLLNPGDICLVAAPTYFVFLGTIAGVGAKAITVETDTNGMRPDALDAKLDELDAVGLGDRVKLIYLVSNFENPSGYVLAAERRERIVEIAKRRSTSHRIHVLEDSAYRELRYEGDDPPSVWGCDPDGEHVIYTQTFSKSFSPGLRVGFGIAPTELVAPIASRKGNEDFGSAHLNQHIIASVLADGSYYEHVNEVCESYRRKRDAMVAAAREYFSDIDGVSWVEPRGGLYVWMTLPEHFDTSFDSRLFEIATQKELVMYVPGELCYGGEPAERPRNHMRLSYGVLSPDEITEGIRRLANAIRSL; this is translated from the coding sequence ATGACCTCCGCCGAAATGTCCGCTTCCGTCCAACTCGCCGATCGCGCTCTTTGGGCAAAGGGCGGGGCGATCAGCTATTTGATGCAGCAGGGGATCGAAAACCCGCAGTGCCTGTCGCTGGCCGCGGGATTTGTTGACGCCTCGACGTTGCCGGTCGACCTCGTCCGCAACGCGACCGATCGGCTCCTCGCTGAAAACATTCGCGGTCGAGCCTTTTTGCAATACGGCACGACGGGCGGAGCCGAGCGGGCCCGACGCGCGGTGTTGGAACATTTCGCCACGCAGGAAGGCAAGGCTGTTGCCGATCTCGGTGTCGACCTTTCACGTGTTATTCTGACAAACGGGTCCCAGCAGTTTCTCTCCCTGGTGGCGCAGGTGTTGCTGAATCCGGGCGACATTTGCCTCGTCGCTGCTCCGACCTATTTCGTGTTTCTCGGCACCATCGCCGGTGTCGGTGCGAAAGCGATCACGGTCGAAACCGATACCAACGGAATGCGGCCCGATGCGCTCGATGCGAAGCTCGACGAACTCGATGCCGTGGGGCTCGGTGATCGCGTCAAGCTGATCTATTTGGTCAGCAACTTCGAGAATCCCAGCGGCTACGTTCTTGCCGCCGAACGTCGGGAACGAATTGTCGAGATTGCGAAGCGCCGCTCGACTTCACATCGCATTCATGTGCTAGAAGATTCCGCCTATCGCGAGCTGCGCTACGAGGGCGATGACCCTCCGAGCGTGTGGGGCTGCGATCCCGATGGCGAGCATGTGATCTACACGCAGACCTTTTCCAAGAGCTTCTCCCCCGGGCTTCGCGTCGGCTTTGGCATCGCGCCGACAGAGCTCGTCGCGCCGATCGCGAGTCGCAAGGGCAATGAGGATTTTGGCTCGGCACATCTCAATCAGCACATCATAGCCTCAGTCCTCGCCGATGGCTCTTACTATGAGCATGTCAATGAGGTCTGCGAGTCCTATCGCCGCAAGCGCGATGCAATGGTCGCCGCCGCCCGGGAGTACTTCTCCGATATCGATGGTGTGAGCTGGGTGGAACCGCGGGGCGGGCTTTACGTTTGGATGACGCTGCCGGAGCACTTCGATACGTCTTTCGACAGCCGGCTGTTCGAGATCGCCACCCAGAAAGAACTGGTCATGTACGTCCCCGGCGAGCTCTGCTACGGCGGCGAACCGGCGGAGCGGCCTCGCAATCACATGCGGCTCAGCTACGGCGTGCTGTCTCCCGACGAAATCACCGAAGGCATCCGTCGTCTTGCCAATGCGATTCGATCACTTTGA